One window from the genome of Pyrus communis chromosome 16, drPyrComm1.1, whole genome shotgun sequence encodes:
- the LOC137720133 gene encoding alpha-soluble NSF attachment protein 2-like — MGDQLARAEEFEKKAEKKLNSWGFFGSKHEDAAELFDKSANSYKLAKSWDKAGATYVKLANCHLKSESKHEAATAYVDAAHCYKKTNVNEAISCLEQAVNMLCDIGRLNMAARYYKEIAELYESEQDIKKAMEFFERAADFFQNEEVTTSANQCKQKVAQFAAQIEQYPKSIEIYEEIARHSLNNNLLKYGVKGHLLNAGICQLCKGDVVAITNALERYQELDPTFSGTREYRFLADIAASIDEEDIAKFTDVVKEFDSMTPLDSWKTTLLLRVKEKLKSKELEEDDLT; from the exons atGGGCGATCAGTTAGCTAGGGCGGAGGAATTCGAGAAGAAAGCAGAGAAGAAACTGAACAGCTGGGGATTTTTCGGGTCCAAACATGAAGACGCCGCCGAACTCTTCGACAAATCTGCCAATTCCTACAAGCTTGCCAAATCCT GGGACAAAGCTGGAGCAACATATGTCAAGTTGGCCAACTGTCATTTGAAG AGTGAAAGCAAACATGAAGCTGCCACAGCTTATGTTGATGCTGCACATTGCTACAAGAAAACAAATGTTAACg AGGCCATTTCTTGCTTAGAGCAGGCGGTAAATATGCTGTGTGATATTGGAAGGCTTAATATGGCTGCAAGATACTATAAG GAAATTGCTGAACTATATGAATCTGAACAAGATATTAAGAAGGCTATGGAGTTCTTTGAAAGGGCAGCTGATTTCTTCCAAAATGAAGAAGTAACAACATCGGCCAACCAGTGCAAGCAGAAAGTTGCTCAGTTTGCTGCACAGATTGAACA GTACCCCAAGTCTATTGAAATTTATGAAGAAATTGCACGGCACTCACTCAACAACAACTTGCTTAAGTATGGAGTTAAGGGGCATCTTCTTAATGCTGGAATCTGCCAACTTTGCAAAGGAGATGTCGTTGCAATCACCAATGCATTAGAGCGATATCAG GAATTAGATCCTACTTTTTCAGGAACAAGGGAATACAGGTTCTTAGCG GATATTGCCGCTTCAATTGATGAGGAAGACATTGCGAAGTTCACTGACGTGGTCAAGGAATTTGATAGTATGACCCCACTG GATTCATGGAAGACAACCTTGCTGCTGAGAGTGAAGGAAAAGCTGAAGTCCAAGGAACTCGAGGAGGACGATCTTACCTGA
- the LOC137720321 gene encoding uncharacterized protein, producing MVSTDNGNHNEEIEESNGSEVMGQIPFEVSASRKTFLTNEKSPKRFPPDAPLNRVSFFKFGSASARFKRLAEERDEMSRSVASSGHGFKERIHEVFSKKIDWVSLVKMGKKWIRNPMNMALFAWIVCVAVSGAILFLVMTGMLNKAIPKKSQRDAWFEVNNQILNALFTLLCLYNHPKRFYHLVLLCRWKPEDISRLRKVYCKNGTYKPHEWAHMMVVVALLHLNCFAQYALCSLNLGYRRAQRPPIGVAICVSFAIGAPAFAGIYNIVSPLGKDYDLEVDEEAQVPIGTGEGAEKLRSKTFERKYSFAFRTEQRVVESKPQWSGGVLDIWDDISIAYVSLFCSFCVFGWNMERLGFGNMYVHIMTFILFCIAPFWIFNLAAVNIDNDTVRGALGVTGLVLCLFGLLYGGFWRIQMRKRFNLPSYNFCFGKPALSDCTLWLCCSWCSLAQEVRTGNSYDVVEEKFYRKQQESESLPPISPLPREDGSLEFRSGPNSPLGNYLSPTKNGIGSSLSPSRLSAVKEESHVRGKDETMTPPAPSLIQREET from the coding sequence atggTTTCGACTGATAATGGAAATCACAATGAGGAAATTGAAGAATCGAATGGTAGTGAAGTGATGGGTCAAATCCCCTTTGAGGTTTCAGCATCCCGGAAGACTTTTTTAACCAATGAGAAGTCTCCGAAAAGGTTCCCTCCTGATGCTCCTCTTAATAGAGTTAGTTTCTTCAAATTTGGCTCTGCATCTGCCAGGTTCAAGCGGTTGGCTGAGGAGAGAGATGAAATGTCACGATCTGTGGCTTCAAGCGGCCATGGCTTTAAAGAACGAATCCATGAGGTTTTTTCTAAGAAAATTGATTGGGTTTCACTCGTGAAAATGGgcaaaaaatggattagaaaccCAATGAACATGGCTCTTTTTGCGTGGATCGTCTGCGTTGCTGTTTCGGGTGCAATTTTGTTCCTTGTGATGACTGGAATGTTGAACAAGGCAATACCCAAGAAGTCCCAGAGAGATGCATGGTTTGAAGTCAATAATCAAATTCTCAATGCACTTTTTACTCTTTTGTGTTTGTACAACCATCCGAAGCGATTCTACCACCTTGTACTTCTGTGTAGATGGAAACCAGAAGACATTTCCAGACTTCGAAAGGTTTACTGTAAAAATGGGACTTATAAGCCCCACGAATGGGCCCACATGATGGTTGTTGTTGCCCTGCTTCATCTGAATTGCTTTGCTCAGTATGCACTTTGTAGTTTAAACCTGGGTTACAGAAGAGCTCAACGACCACCGATAGGAGTTGCAATATGTGTATCTTTTGCTATTGGTGCACCTGCATTTGCTGGCATATACAACATTGTCAGCCCCCTCGGGAAGGATTATGAtttagaagtggatgaggaagCACAGGTTCCAATCGGCACTGGTGAAGGAGCAGAAAAATTAAGGTCAAAAACATTTGAGAGAAAATATTCTTTCGCATTTAGGACTGAACAACGAGTCGTTGAGAGTAAACCACAATGGAGCGGAGGAGTACTTGACATTTGGGATGATATATCTATAGCGTATGTTTCACTCTTTTGTAGTTTTTGTGTGTTCGGGTGGAATATGGAGAGGCTTGGATTCGGGAACATGTATGTTCATATTATGACATTTATTCTGTTTTGCATCGCTCCGTTCTGGATTTTTAACTTGGCTGCTGTTAATATCGACAATGACACTGTTCGGGGGGCTCTTGGAGTTACTGGCCTAGTTCTATGTCTATTTGGTTTGCTCTATGGTGGCTTTTGGAGGATCCAAATGAGAAAGAGATTCAATTTGCCTTCTTATAACTTCTGCTTTGGTAAACCAGCACTCTCTGATTGCACGTTGTGGCTTTGCTGTAGTTGGTGCTCTCTTGCTCAGGAAGTGAGGACCGGGAATTCCTATGACGTTGTGGAAGAAAAGTTTTATAGAAAACAACAGGAAAGTGAAAGCCTTCCACCAATTTCACCTTTGCCTCGTGAAGATGGATCGCTTGAGTTTAGATCTGGTCCGAATTCTCCTCTGGGGAACTACTTAAGCCCAACCAAGAATGGCATCGGTAGTTCTCTGAGTCCAAGCAGACTTTCAGCAGTGAAAGAAGAGTCCCATGTAAGAGGTAAGGATGAAACTATGACCCCACCTGCGCCTTCATTGATACAAAGGGAAGAAACATAG
- the LOC137720326 gene encoding wound-induced protein 1-like translates to MRLLTGSQNESFQFVPESIASFGPTVLVEGCDRDCSISWVHAWTVASGVVTGVREYFNTTLTVTRLGNNSHRNSPASSDKSSSGFSYKSSSSAAEITSFHLPSVWESSVSNRAGKSMPGLVLAI, encoded by the coding sequence ATGCGCCTCCTCACCGGCTCCCAAAACGAATCGTTTCAGTTCGTCCCCGAGTCCATCGCCTCCTTCGGCCCCACCGTCCTCGTCGAGGGCTGCGACCGCGACTGCTCCATTTCCTGGGTCCACGCCTGGACCGTCGCCAGTGGTGTAGTCACCGGCGTCCGCGAGTACTTCAACACTACCCTCACTGTCACGCGCCTCGGAAACAACAGCCACAGAAACTCTCCCGCCTCCTCCGATAAATCCTCGTCTGGGTTTTCCTACAAGTCGTCGTCGTCGGCGGCCGAGATTACCTCGTTCCATCTCCCGTCGGTTTGGGAGAGCAGCGTCTCCAATCGGGCCGGGAAGTCCATGCCGGGTCTGGTCCTCGCAATTTAA